Below is a window of Chryseobacterium arthrosphaerae DNA.
CAGCATCATTGCTTTCATCAGTATTCTGATCCTGACCTATCTTGTGGGAATTTTTCTTTCTAAAAAAGCATTAAGCCCCCTGAGTGAAATGGTAAATCAGATCAGGAAAATTACGGCAGGAAAATTACAGCTCCGATTAAAAACAACCAAAGAAAAAGATGAACTGAATGAACTTGCCCAAAGTTTCAACGGTATGCTGGAAAGACTGGAAAATTCTTTTGATTCCCAAAAACACTTTGTCTCCAACATTTCCCATGAACTTCGTACCCCGCTGTCTGCGATCATTACAGAACTTGAACTGGCTTCAGAAAAGGAGCTTAGTCAGGATCAATATCAGCAGACCATCAGCAATGCACTGGATGATGCCCGTAATATGGCAAAACTTTCCAACAGCCTGATGGACCTCGCCAAGGCAAGCTATGACCCTAATGAAATCAGCTTTTATGACGTAAGGCTTGACGAAGTTCTCCTGGAATCTTACGCAAAGATTACAAAAGAAAATCCGGGATATAAAGTCAGCCTGAATATTGAAAATTCTGTTGATGAAGATCTGCTGGTTATTCAGGGAAATGAATACCTGCTGAAGGTGGCCTTTAATAATCTCATTGACAATGCCTGTAAATATTCACCGGAACATGTGTGCTCCATCGATGTTGAAGCAGTTATGGGAAAACTCCATATCCGCTTTACCAATACAGGTATTATGATATCACATGAAGACTTACAGCATATTTTTGAACCGTTTTACCGAAGTGAAACCTCCAAAAAAGAAAAAGGATACGGAATAGGGCTTTTCCTTACAGAAAAAATTATTCACCTTCATCATGCAGCCATCAAAGTAAGCTCTGAAAATAATAAAACCGTTTTTACCGTGATATTTGATCCTGAAAAGGCTTGAGCTTTTTGAACTATATTTTTTAAACCCTTAAGGAACATTAACGCAAATGCGATAACAATCAATTAATTTTCAATGATTTAATATCGATTTAAAATCAAAAGCCATGTTTTAAGAGGAAGCAGGAAGTTATGAAACCCATAAAGAATTATAAGGCTCAGTATCTAATGATTGTTTTACAATGATCATAATACTAAAGTAGCTCAAGCTTTTTTCTTCCAGCTTCCAGCCTATTGCTATAACCCCAATTCAATTTATCAATAGTTTTAATCTCCTGAAACTTTGCTGAAAACAGTTGTTCCAATGCTGGCCGCTATCACACACGCAATCGAAATCCATTGTAAGAAAGTAAGTTCTTCAGCAAGAAATACCAGCCCGGAAAGAGCTGCAAATGCAGGTTCAAGGCTCATCAGGATACTGAAAGTCTTTGCAGGAAGCCTTTTCAGTGCCATAATTTCCAGAGAAAACGGCAAAGCACTCGATAGAATGGCTACCCCCAGACCTTTCACGAAAATAGCCGGAGTAAGATTAAATACCGCTCCATCCCATATGGTAAAGGGTATAATGACCAAACTTGCAAACAGCATTCCTGTAGTAACAGCATCTTTCCCATCCATTATTTTAGAAACTTTTCCGCCCATGACAATATATACTGCCCAGAACACGCCAGCCAGAAATGCCAGCCCTAATCCCACCAGATCTATGTGATCACTTTTCCAGGGTACAATAAGCAAAATCCCGACACAGGCCAACAGCGCCCACACAACATCCAACAATTTACGGGATAAAGCCAATGCCAGGAATAGAGGTCCTGCGAATTCTACAGTAACCGCCAATCCCAAAGGAATACGCTGAATCGCCATATAAAAGATAAGATTCATGGCAGCCAGACCAATACCGTACATTGCACAATACTTCCATTTCTGTTTCGTAAACGTTAAAAATTTCGGACGGTTGATGATCGTAAGTAAAATGGCAGAGAGTACAATTCTTAAGGTCACGGTACCAATAGCTCCGATAGCCGGAAAAAGCTGTTTGGCGATCGAAGCTCCCCCCTGTACACAGATAATAGCCAGCAGCGTTGCAGGTATCGCTATATTGATATTTGATTTTTTCATTGGTAAAATATATAATTCAAAAAGGGTTTGGAGGGAAATTTCCGGGTTTAAACAAGCTCTTATTTATATGACAGACTGTGAAATTCATCATACAAAAAAACAGCCTCCAAATGTATTGAAATTTTATCTCTTACCATGGGTACAGTTTACACATATTAATTGGATATAATAAATAATTATTCCTTGCGGAATCATCTAAAAAACAAAGGAATTTTCTCTAATGATTTTCTAATAACATTCTAAAGCTTTTCTAACGGTAAAAAAAAGCCTTCATTTCTACTTTTGCACAGTAAAAAATAAAGCATATGGACTCAGATCCTTACAGTAATTATCAATCTTAAAAGCTTTCGTTGTACAACTTTTCCCGTACAGCTGAAAAGCTTTGTAAAAACAGGAAAAGTTATGAATACATTTGAATTTACCCTCCGTTTACTCACAGCCTTCTGCTTAGGTGCAGGGATAGGCTTTGAAAGACAATGGCGCAAAAAAAATGCAGGACTGCGTACCAATACCCTCGTTTGTATCGGTTCCGCAGCTTTCGTTTTGATTGCTATTAAAATTGGTGGTGATGCTGCCGGGAGAATTACATCTTATATCGTCAGTGGCATCGGATTTCTGGGTGGCGGCGTGATTATGAAAGACGGCTTAACCGTCCGTGGACTGAATACAGCTGCTACTTTATGGTGTTCTGCTGCTATAGGTGCTTTGTGTGCATTAGGGTACTCTATGGAAGCTCTCATTACCGTCTTATTTATCATTTCCACCAATATATTTCTCA
It encodes the following:
- a CDS encoding MgtC/SapB family protein, which produces MNTFEFTLRLLTAFCLGAGIGFERQWRKKNAGLRTNTLVCIGSAAFVLIAIKIGGDAAGRITSYIVSGIGFLGGGVIMKDGLTVRGLNTAATLWCSAAIGALCALGYSMEALITVLFIISTNIFLRPSLSAQKNARNQKLVTVKKKNNTKTKISNSTQFY
- a CDS encoding EamA family transporter; this encodes MKKSNINIAIPATLLAIICVQGGASIAKQLFPAIGAIGTVTLRIVLSAILLTIINRPKFLTFTKQKWKYCAMYGIGLAAMNLIFYMAIQRIPLGLAVTVEFAGPLFLALALSRKLLDVVWALLACVGILLIVPWKSDHIDLVGLGLAFLAGVFWAVYIVMGGKVSKIMDGKDAVTTGMLFASLVIIPFTIWDGAVFNLTPAIFVKGLGVAILSSALPFSLEIMALKRLPAKTFSILMSLEPAFAALSGLVFLAEELTFLQWISIACVIAASIGTTVFSKVSGD
- a CDS encoding HAMP domain-containing sensor histidine kinase, giving the protein MKVRTRLTLLFTSVTAMLMVCYGIAVYYSSAEARENSFYAQLSNEAVAKANLFFQSTLSEKEMHRLYKNNTKTLNEVQVAIYDPGFNLIYHDDSKVDYVKEDAEMLSGILKKKEISFLLDDLQAIGMVYPHNGKEYIVTAAGYDQYGYRSISHLLTISIIAFISILILTYLVGIFLSKKALSPLSEMVNQIRKITAGKLQLRLKTTKEKDELNELAQSFNGMLERLENSFDSQKHFVSNISHELRTPLSAIITELELASEKELSQDQYQQTISNALDDARNMAKLSNSLMDLAKASYDPNEISFYDVRLDEVLLESYAKITKENPGYKVSLNIENSVDEDLLVIQGNEYLLKVAFNNLIDNACKYSPEHVCSIDVEAVMGKLHIRFTNTGIMISHEDLQHIFEPFYRSETSKKEKGYGIGLFLTEKIIHLHHAAIKVSSENNKTVFTVIFDPEKA